A window of the Dyadobacter pollutisoli genome harbors these coding sequences:
- a CDS encoding alkaline phosphatase family protein, with protein sequence MKSKFLVLSLLACALTGYAQQTKNIVLISIDGYRWQEIFHGADSTLIFNKKYYKQDSATLFKKYWAASAVERRQKLMPFFWKTIAGKGQLYGNRDLGNNVNVKNKYWFSYPGRSETLCGFYDEKINSNSYPNNPNENVLEFFDKQKGFKGKVVTFASWDAVFRIVNRERNGMLVNIPGEVVKGANLSEAQVLANEQQKFIPDYFGDGIRFDAHTYAMTKSYVMANHPKVVHIDFADPDNFGHSGEYDSFLDAAHYLDAMIASLWETMQKDPFYKDKTTFMIYPDHGRGTGARWTSHGTSAPGSNETFLAIIGPDTRAGGEMKDKVQIYQDQFAQTAARIMGFKFTANHPVGEVVQSVFKK encoded by the coding sequence ATGAAAAGTAAATTTCTGGTTCTTTCATTGCTGGCGTGTGCCCTCACAGGGTACGCCCAGCAAACCAAAAACATCGTCCTGATTTCCATTGATGGCTATCGCTGGCAGGAGATCTTCCACGGCGCGGATTCTACATTGATTTTCAATAAAAAATATTATAAACAGGATTCTGCGACTCTTTTTAAGAAATACTGGGCTGCGTCGGCGGTTGAGCGCAGACAGAAACTGATGCCTTTTTTCTGGAAAACAATCGCAGGTAAGGGACAGCTTTATGGCAACAGGGACCTTGGAAACAATGTGAATGTCAAAAATAAATACTGGTTTTCGTATCCCGGACGGAGCGAAACGCTGTGTGGTTTTTATGATGAAAAAATCAATAGCAACAGTTATCCGAACAACCCGAATGAGAATGTCCTAGAATTTTTCGACAAACAAAAAGGCTTCAAGGGTAAGGTAGTCACATTCGCTTCCTGGGACGCCGTGTTCAGGATCGTGAACCGTGAGCGTAACGGAATGCTGGTGAACATTCCGGGTGAAGTTGTGAAAGGGGCAAACTTGTCGGAGGCGCAGGTTCTTGCAAACGAACAGCAGAAATTCATACCGGACTATTTTGGCGACGGTATCCGTTTTGACGCACATACCTATGCTATGACCAAGTCGTACGTCATGGCCAATCATCCCAAAGTGGTTCACATTGATTTTGCCGATCCTGACAATTTTGGACACTCGGGAGAGTACGATTCTTTCCTGGATGCAGCGCATTATCTGGACGCCATGATTGCAAGCCTGTGGGAGACCATGCAAAAGGACCCGTTTTATAAAGACAAAACCACATTTATGATCTATCCCGATCATGGCCGCGGCACTGGCGCGCGCTGGACAAGCCACGGTACCTCGGCGCCTGGGTCTAACGAAACGTTCCTGGCAATCATAGGCCCGGATACACGGGCGGGAGGAGAAATGAAGGACAAAGTGCAGATCTATCAGGACCAGTTTGCGCAGACCGCCGCGCGCATTATGGGATTCAAGTTTACAGCAAACCATCCCGTGGGAGAGGTGGTGCAGTCGGTTTTTAAGAAATGA
- a CDS encoding metallophosphoesterase family protein, which produces MQDRRSFIQNIGLAAGTTLLAQSVFAIPASESGQKKKLRFGFITDLHHLQFGKPEDARMQGFIDAVMKENPDFIVQCGDFCRPTKTAGITGIMEQWNRFKGPKYHVLGNHDMDFCDKETIMKMWDMPERYYSFDRDGFHFVVMDRNFLKKDDGTLVDYNASNWGPLPSPKRSFTDQKQLDWLKEDLKNAQHPVIVFMHQPVFLSDFFDELGNANDILKIFDEANFNAGNKKTNNKVAAVFMGHDHDDRHGERNGVHYFIINSASYVYTNSGAHYYKDPLYAFITLDPAGKLIIEGRSTTYIKETLDEVRARFPTRISDHSVRL; this is translated from the coding sequence ATGCAAGACAGGAGAAGTTTTATCCAAAATATTGGCCTTGCCGCGGGCACCACATTGCTGGCCCAAAGTGTGTTCGCGATCCCTGCGAGTGAGTCGGGACAAAAGAAAAAGCTTCGGTTCGGTTTCATTACCGATCTCCACCATTTGCAGTTTGGGAAACCGGAAGACGCCCGAATGCAAGGGTTTATAGACGCGGTCATGAAAGAAAACCCGGACTTCATCGTGCAGTGCGGCGATTTTTGCAGGCCGACGAAAACGGCCGGGATAACGGGTATTATGGAGCAATGGAACCGTTTCAAAGGACCCAAATACCATGTGCTGGGCAACCACGATATGGATTTTTGTGATAAGGAAACGATCATGAAAATGTGGGATATGCCGGAGCGATACTACTCTTTCGACCGGGACGGATTTCACTTTGTGGTGATGGACCGCAACTTTCTCAAAAAAGACGACGGTACCCTTGTGGACTACAATGCATCCAACTGGGGGCCACTGCCTTCGCCGAAGAGAAGTTTTACAGATCAGAAACAGCTGGATTGGCTCAAAGAAGACCTGAAAAATGCACAACATCCGGTGATCGTTTTCATGCACCAACCGGTATTTCTCAGTGATTTTTTTGATGAGCTCGGCAATGCCAATGATATCCTGAAAATCTTCGACGAGGCCAATTTCAATGCTGGTAACAAGAAGACAAATAACAAAGTGGCGGCAGTTTTCATGGGGCACGACCATGACGACAGGCACGGTGAGCGAAATGGCGTCCATTATTTTATCATCAACAGCGCTTCCTATGTTTATACCAATAGTGGCGCACACTACTACAAAGATCCGCTCTACGCATTCATTACCCTTGATCCGGCAGGCAAGCTGATCATTGAGGGCCGTAGTACCACGTACATCAAGGAAACTCTCGATGAAGTGCGTGCCCGGTTTCCGACCCGGATCAGTGATCACAGCGTTCGTCTATAA
- a CDS encoding DUF5690 family protein, producing MKIWVKEWLARSQVFFVVWCVVAAFGTYFCMYAFRKPFTAGTYQDYALWGFHYKTVLIVAQVLGYMCSKWVGIKVISELKPSFRQTLIVGLIIFAELSLVLFGLVPAPYNFIFLFFNGLPLGMVWGVIFSYLEGRKFTETLGMGLSISLIVSSGFLKTVYFQIHNVFPALTEFWLPAIIGLLFSPAFLFFSWMLRVIPAPSESDKLLRSERLPMNSADKRLVMSNYGWGIMGFVLIYILLATMRDFRDNFSVEIWNEIQPGWDKTVFSQTEVISGSIVLLSVGCMSAIRSNSKGFLAIQGLIAFGIAICGLSTLAFSYQLIGPFSWMVILGTGMFLAYTPIQVALFERMIALFKIKANAGFFMYICDAFGYLGSVALLFYKEFFMKDLNWSGLLIQFCYVVAVVALFALGFSHLFFSKKAARDFHKKESLSNDENAKIALSNSHIA from the coding sequence ATGAAGATATGGGTCAAGGAATGGCTGGCACGTTCCCAAGTGTTTTTTGTTGTCTGGTGTGTGGTGGCGGCCTTCGGAACCTACTTCTGTATGTATGCTTTTCGAAAACCGTTTACGGCCGGAACGTATCAGGATTACGCGCTTTGGGGCTTTCATTACAAGACGGTACTGATTGTGGCGCAAGTGCTGGGGTATATGTGCTCCAAGTGGGTGGGTATCAAGGTTATATCGGAACTCAAACCTTCGTTCAGACAAACGTTGATCGTCGGGCTGATCATTTTCGCAGAACTATCACTTGTACTTTTCGGGCTTGTGCCTGCGCCTTACAACTTTATTTTTCTGTTTTTCAATGGTCTTCCGCTGGGAATGGTGTGGGGTGTGATTTTTAGTTATCTGGAAGGCAGGAAGTTTACCGAGACCTTGGGTATGGGGCTGAGCATCAGCCTGATCGTTTCCTCTGGTTTTCTGAAAACAGTATACTTTCAGATTCACAATGTGTTTCCCGCGCTGACCGAATTTTGGCTCCCTGCTATCATTGGCCTGTTGTTTTCGCCGGCCTTTTTGTTCTTTTCCTGGATGCTGCGTGTCATTCCAGCGCCCAGCGAGTCGGACAAGTTACTGCGTTCGGAGAGGCTGCCCATGAACAGCGCGGATAAGCGACTGGTGATGAGCAATTATGGCTGGGGTATCATGGGTTTTGTACTCATTTATATTCTGCTGGCTACCATGCGGGATTTCAGGGACAATTTTTCGGTAGAGATCTGGAATGAAATTCAGCCAGGTTGGGATAAAACCGTTTTCTCTCAGACAGAAGTGATCAGCGGCTCCATTGTATTATTGTCTGTGGGTTGCATGTCAGCGATCCGTAGCAATTCGAAGGGATTCCTGGCCATTCAGGGATTGATCGCATTTGGTATAGCCATTTGCGGCCTGAGCACATTGGCATTCAGCTACCAGCTGATCGGGCCGTTCAGCTGGATGGTCATATTGGGTACTGGTATGTTTTTAGCTTATACACCCATTCAGGTAGCATTATTTGAGCGCATGATCGCCCTTTTTAAAATAAAGGCGAACGCAGGATTTTTTATGTACATCTGCGACGCATTCGGATACCTCGGCAGTGTAGCGCTGCTGTTTTACAAGGAATTTTTTATGAAGGACCTCAATTGGTCTGGCTTACTGATACAATTCTGCTACGTCGTTGCGGTGGTCGCGCTGTTTGCTCTTGGGTTCAGCCATTTATTTTTTTCCAAAAAAGCTGCCCGGGATTTTCATAAAAAGGAATCATTATCAAATGATGAAAACGCGAAGATTGCCTTGTCTAATTCGCATATTGCATGA
- a CDS encoding PadR family transcriptional regulator, with translation MNRAYLGEFEEIVLLTVAALDGNAYGVVLTHEIAEQTGRSVRLNQIHSALQRLEEKGMVKSDMGEPTAERGGRRKRLYSVTAYGQRTLQQVREVRENLWSRLVKPFNLAIDL, from the coding sequence ATGAACCGAGCCTACCTGGGAGAGTTTGAAGAAATTGTATTGCTGACCGTCGCCGCGCTCGATGGTAACGCATATGGCGTGGTACTCACGCACGAAATTGCCGAGCAAACCGGACGCTCGGTGAGGTTGAACCAGATCCATTCTGCATTACAAAGGCTGGAAGAAAAGGGAATGGTGAAATCGGATATGGGCGAGCCCACTGCCGAACGCGGCGGGCGACGTAAGCGGCTATACTCCGTGACGGCTTACGGCCAGCGCACATTGCAGCAGGTGAGGGAAGTGCGCGAAAACCTGTGGTCACGTCTCGTGAAACCCTTTAATCTCGCCATCGACTTATGA
- a CDS encoding DUF6934 family protein, whose protein sequence is MSVSTYDTEKINTEDYIDTVPGIDIMDSRRFFSEGRNGRFELRAFITRIRHDSRRELFNIGFGVWDQTRQAVDDKIQTRNDDMRLILGTITVIVLEFLQNYPFAYVYAEGSTLARTRLYQREISKILDELPGDLLLYGLISAEDIGFIKFRRGINFEGFLLSLSNR, encoded by the coding sequence ATGAGTGTATCAACTTACGATACAGAGAAGATCAATACCGAAGATTATATCGACACTGTACCCGGCATTGATATCATGGATTCTCGTCGGTTTTTCAGCGAGGGACGTAATGGGAGGTTCGAGCTACGGGCCTTTATCACTAGGATAAGGCATGATTCGAGGCGAGAACTGTTTAATATTGGTTTTGGGGTATGGGATCAGACACGGCAAGCGGTGGATGATAAAATTCAGACCAGAAATGATGATATGCGTCTGATCTTGGGTACGATTACGGTCATTGTACTAGAATTTTTGCAAAATTATCCTTTTGCGTACGTGTACGCCGAGGGCAGCACGCTAGCAAGAACAAGACTTTACCAACGGGAAATTTCGAAGATTTTGGATGAGCTTCCTGGCGATTTACTGCTATATGGTTTGATTAGTGCAGAGGATATCGGTTTTATCAAATTCCGTCGTGGGATAAATTTTGAAGGGTTTTTGTTATCCCTAAGTAATCGCTAA
- a CDS encoding ABC transporter permease — protein sequence MKPDPRKPPVLAEKLLRWICAPHQVESILGDLHEEFIFQAKKVGLQKARLFYWCEALGFIKLRYIKRKKSPYSSTFIFSHDMIRNYFTIAWRTLSHSKVYSFINVIGLSIGLAAAMLILLYTKDEVSFDQFHANNPNIYRITSQFISTTGQQKGLGANTGFLQGPKFAAGVPEILHAVRYHGHRNDIKKGNEIKSEEVFRVDSSFFSIFSFPLLSGNPQTALKEPRSVVISEEMAEKHFGNKNVLGKTILMKDSFDKDARFEPFTVTGVAQKSPQNSSIKFNFLIPIVTNHGEMERSQNWFNTFLNTFVVLAPGTNVSLVEKKMNLVYNADAKEAIKEVAAKFGVTDRKVYRLQPFTEMHLSADLPADNGLTDHSNPQLSYILTGIALFILTIACINFVNLTVARSLKRAKEIGVRKVIGGGRMQLVVQFLGESFLLCLAAFIFALALVQLTLPTFNHLANKALAISYLFDIKLILGYLLLFFATGLLAGFYPALVLSGYDPVKTLYNRMQLSGKNYLQTSLVVLQFTIASFLIIGTLTINSQFNYLINKDLGYNDEHLISVEKNNLTREEAHLLTLELEKDPNIIAVAPKNGGRWNTAAKVSGNIELQFAYETIDPQFLPTIQVPIVNGRNFSDAFPADSARSVLVNETFVKQAGWKDPIGQIVDFWYDNLKYTVVGVVRDYHYTSLNEKIGPQLFTMKPRNQYGRFFVKIKAGTESTSLRHIGETYTKLFPLDPYTYKFIDDENQKRYESEAKWKQIMLFGTVLTIFISCIGLFGLATLSAERRTKEIGVRKVMGASVTSIARLLTSDFLKLVCISFVFAFPLAYYAIDKWLQNYPYRVDVSAVTFLEAALMAVVVAFLTVSFQSVRAALMNPVKSLRSE from the coding sequence ATGAAACCAGACCCTCGTAAACCACCTGTCCTGGCCGAAAAGCTTCTTCGCTGGATTTGCGCCCCGCATCAGGTCGAAAGCATTCTGGGTGATCTCCATGAAGAATTCATTTTTCAGGCCAAAAAAGTGGGTTTGCAAAAAGCCCGGCTTTTTTACTGGTGTGAAGCCCTCGGTTTTATCAAACTCAGATACATTAAAAGGAAGAAATCACCCTATTCATCCACTTTTATATTTAGCCATGATATGATCCGTAACTATTTCACCATTGCCTGGCGCACGCTGTCACACAGCAAGGTCTACTCGTTTATCAATGTCATCGGCCTGAGTATCGGACTGGCGGCGGCTATGCTGATTTTGCTTTATACCAAAGACGAAGTCAGTTTTGATCAGTTTCATGCCAATAATCCGAACATTTATCGCATTACCAGTCAGTTCATTTCCACCACGGGTCAGCAGAAGGGGCTAGGTGCCAATACGGGTTTTCTTCAAGGTCCCAAGTTTGCCGCCGGAGTGCCTGAAATCCTGCACGCAGTCCGCTATCACGGTCACCGAAACGATATTAAAAAGGGCAATGAGATTAAAAGTGAAGAGGTTTTTCGTGTTGATTCGTCTTTCTTTTCAATATTCTCGTTTCCATTGCTGAGCGGGAACCCGCAAACTGCATTGAAGGAACCCAGGTCCGTGGTTATTTCTGAGGAAATGGCGGAGAAGCATTTTGGCAACAAGAATGTGCTCGGAAAGACGATCCTGATGAAGGACAGTTTTGATAAAGATGCCCGGTTTGAGCCATTTACAGTCACCGGTGTGGCGCAAAAATCGCCTCAAAATTCGTCCATTAAGTTCAACTTCCTGATCCCGATCGTGACCAATCACGGCGAAATGGAGCGCAGCCAGAACTGGTTTAATACATTCCTGAACACATTTGTGGTGCTCGCGCCGGGGACGAATGTCAGCCTTGTGGAAAAGAAGATGAACCTCGTTTACAATGCGGATGCGAAGGAAGCCATTAAAGAAGTTGCCGCCAAATTTGGAGTGACCGACCGAAAAGTGTATCGCCTTCAACCCTTCACGGAGATGCATTTGAGCGCCGATCTGCCTGCTGACAATGGCCTTACCGATCATAGCAACCCGCAGTTGTCCTACATTTTGACTGGTATCGCGCTTTTTATCCTCACCATTGCCTGTATCAATTTCGTAAACCTGACGGTTGCGCGGTCGTTGAAACGTGCTAAGGAAATAGGGGTACGGAAAGTGATTGGTGGTGGCCGCATGCAACTGGTTGTTCAGTTTTTGGGTGAATCGTTTTTGCTTTGTCTGGCGGCATTCATTTTTGCGCTGGCGCTGGTGCAGCTTACATTGCCTACATTCAATCACTTGGCCAACAAAGCATTGGCGATATCTTATCTTTTTGATATCAAACTGATACTCGGTTATCTGCTGCTCTTTTTTGCCACCGGTTTGCTTGCCGGCTTTTATCCTGCACTGGTATTATCGGGTTATGATCCGGTCAAAACGTTGTACAACCGGATGCAGCTTTCTGGCAAAAACTACCTGCAGACTTCTTTAGTCGTACTGCAGTTTACCATTGCCTCCTTTCTGATTATTGGTACCCTTACTATCAATTCTCAGTTCAATTATCTGATCAATAAGGATTTGGGATATAATGACGAGCATTTGATCAGTGTGGAAAAGAATAATCTCACTCGGGAGGAAGCGCATTTGCTGACATTGGAATTAGAAAAAGACCCTAACATCATTGCCGTGGCTCCCAAGAATGGCGGCCGATGGAATACCGCAGCAAAAGTGAGTGGAAACATAGAATTACAATTTGCCTACGAAACCATTGACCCTCAATTTTTGCCGACAATTCAGGTTCCCATTGTGAATGGCCGCAATTTTTCAGACGCATTCCCAGCAGACTCTGCGCGGTCAGTGCTGGTGAATGAGACATTTGTAAAACAGGCTGGCTGGAAAGATCCGATCGGGCAAATTGTTGATTTTTGGTATGACAATCTCAAATACACGGTGGTAGGAGTTGTAAGAGATTACCATTATACTAGCCTCAATGAAAAAATTGGCCCACAACTGTTCACAATGAAGCCTAGGAATCAGTACGGAAGGTTTTTTGTCAAGATCAAAGCGGGAACGGAATCGACGAGCCTCCGTCACATTGGTGAAACTTACACAAAGCTGTTTCCGCTCGATCCGTACACTTACAAATTCATTGACGATGAAAATCAGAAACGCTATGAATCAGAAGCGAAATGGAAGCAAATCATGCTTTTTGGCACGGTACTGACCATTTTCATTTCCTGTATTGGCTTGTTTGGGCTTGCTACACTTTCTGCGGAGCGGCGTACAAAAGAGATCGGCGTTCGCAAAGTGATGGGAGCATCAGTTACCAGTATCGCGCGGTTGCTTACTTCCGATTTTCTGAAACTGGTATGCATCTCATTCGTTTTTGCTTTTCCACTGGCTTACTATGCGATTGACAAATGGCTGCAAAACTATCCATACCGCGTTGATGTCAGCGCAGTTACATTTCTGGAAGCTGCGCTGATGGCCGTAGTTGTCGCCTTTCTGACGGTAAGTTTTCAATCGGTCCGGGCTGCGTTGATGAACCCGGTCAAAAGTCTGCGGAGCGAATGA
- a CDS encoding class I SAM-dependent methyltransferase, with the protein MTNQEAISLISKGIPQGSKPQKWADLGCGGGTFTVALATILPFGSQIVAVDKSMQQLEKTMGNGVSVNFIQADFEQIDLELTDLDGILLANSLHYVKDKITLIQRLEKYLITDKRFLIVEYDTLSANKWVPYPIDFIRLEELFADLNYRSVVKLSERKSLYGRGNLYAAAII; encoded by the coding sequence ATGACCAACCAAGAAGCAATCTCACTAATCAGCAAAGGAATTCCACAAGGAAGCAAACCCCAGAAATGGGCTGACCTGGGCTGTGGGGGTGGTACGTTTACAGTGGCTTTGGCAACGATATTGCCTTTTGGTAGCCAGATTGTTGCGGTGGATAAAAGTATGCAACAGCTGGAAAAAACGATGGGCAATGGTGTTTCAGTTAATTTTATCCAGGCTGATTTTGAACAAATCGATTTGGAACTGACGGATCTGGACGGAATTTTGCTCGCCAATTCACTGCATTATGTGAAGGATAAAATTACATTGATTCAAAGGCTGGAAAAGTACCTTATCACTGACAAAAGATTCCTGATCGTGGAATACGATACACTAAGCGCGAACAAATGGGTGCCGTACCCGATTGATTTTATTCGTCTCGAAGAGCTGTTTGCGGATTTGAACTATCGTTCAGTTGTGAAACTGTCCGAGCGGAAGTCTCTGTATGGGCGGGGCAATTTGTATGCGGCGGCGATTATTTAA
- a CDS encoding iron chaperone, whose translation MAKTDYQSIDEYHQAFPEHVQERLQIIRKLVHKIAPEAEEVISYQIPAFKIGKKFLIYYAGFAKHITISNPWSDVFLTAFASELKGLKVSKSAIQLPLDKPFPADFVERVLKFRKEETDATK comes from the coding sequence ATGGCTAAAACAGACTATCAATCCATTGACGAATACCACCAGGCATTCCCCGAGCATGTGCAGGAAAGACTGCAGATTATCCGTAAGCTCGTTCATAAAATAGCCCCGGAAGCAGAAGAGGTGATCAGTTACCAGATTCCTGCTTTCAAAATCGGCAAAAAGTTTTTGATCTACTACGCAGGGTTTGCAAAACACATCACCATTTCCAATCCATGGAGCGACGTGTTCCTGACAGCGTTCGCCTCGGAACTAAAAGGGCTGAAAGTTTCGAAATCCGCTATTCAACTTCCTTTGGACAAGCCTTTTCCAGCAGATTTTGTGGAGCGGGTCCTGAAATTCAGAAAGGAAGAAACTGACGCGACAAAGTAA
- a CDS encoding TIGR03364 family FAD-dependent oxidoreductase — MASKYDLIVVGAGALGTFHAYHAAAAGKKVLLLEKDQRPVNATVRNFGMVIASGMAGKWFDYGVYGTALYKSIQQRFDVSVRNNGSVYIASDDDEQQLIHELKAAYDTKGYESQLLSQSQLLAKYPSLKASYCREALYFPQEVSVEPNLFIHRIHQYMLYSFPGLEMRRATVVTECSVSGDNVLVTLAGGERLSAERVVVASGHEFKILFPELFKEQDLSVSKLQMLRTKPLPSLALPGNIGTGLSIRRYEAFTECAGFANMKTPDHLLELESYGIHILLKQAVDGTVIIGDSHEYAKIGEEENLGYELNQHINQLMLKEASRIADFDMTNLSETWAGYYGLHDKEEIFEHTIEDKIFITVGIGGKGMTCSAGYAQENIRKVFNQ; from the coding sequence ATGGCTTCTAAGTATGATTTGATTGTTGTGGGGGCTGGGGCGTTGGGGACGTTTCATGCTTATCACGCTGCGGCTGCTGGAAAGAAAGTGTTGCTTTTGGAAAAAGACCAGCGGCCTGTTAATGCGACGGTCCGCAATTTTGGCATGGTAATCGCCTCGGGTATGGCTGGGAAGTGGTTCGATTACGGCGTGTATGGGACAGCGCTTTACAAATCCATTCAGCAACGTTTTGATGTCTCGGTTCGGAACAATGGTTCGGTATACATTGCTTCCGACGACGATGAGCAGCAGTTGATCCATGAGTTAAAAGCTGCTTATGATACCAAAGGATATGAGTCGCAGCTGCTTTCGCAATCGCAGCTTTTGGCAAAATATCCGTCATTAAAGGCTTCCTATTGCCGGGAAGCGCTTTATTTCCCTCAGGAAGTGAGCGTCGAGCCTAATCTGTTCATTCACAGGATACATCAGTATATGCTCTATTCATTTCCCGGCCTGGAAATGCGGAGGGCGACGGTGGTGACGGAATGCAGTGTTTCGGGCGACAATGTGTTAGTGACGCTTGCAGGTGGCGAACGTCTGTCTGCTGAGCGGGTAGTTGTGGCGTCGGGGCATGAGTTTAAGATACTTTTTCCTGAACTGTTCAAAGAGCAGGATCTGTCGGTCAGTAAGTTGCAGATGCTGAGAACAAAACCATTGCCTTCGCTGGCGTTGCCCGGAAACATTGGTACCGGCCTGAGCATTCGCCGGTACGAAGCCTTTACGGAATGCGCAGGATTTGCCAATATGAAAACACCGGACCATTTGCTGGAATTGGAAAGTTATGGCATTCACATTCTGTTGAAACAAGCGGTCGACGGTACGGTTATCATTGGCGACTCGCATGAGTATGCGAAGATAGGAGAAGAGGAAAACCTTGGGTACGAGCTGAATCAGCACATTAATCAGCTGATGTTGAAAGAGGCAAGCCGGATTGCGGACTTTGATATGACCAATCTGAGCGAAACCTGGGCGGGGTATTATGGCCTGCACGACAAGGAAGAAATCTTCGAACACACCATTGAAGACAAGATTTTTATCACGGTAGGGATTGGAGGGAAGGGTATGACTTGCTCGGCGGGCTATGCGCAGGAGAACATCAGAAAGGTTTTTAACCAATAA
- a CDS encoding phosphonatase-like hydrolase, with amino-acid sequence MIKMVVFDMAGTTVDENNVVYKTLMLAINEKGINVALDEVLAEGAGKEKLQAIRSVLAIKQIEDETLAKEIFERFLTMLDDAYAEQDIFEQPNATNVFNALRESGIAVVLNTGYNRQTAEALITKIGWQLDVNFDCLITASDVELNRPNPDMILLAMSQLGITDGSEVAKVGDSAIDIEEGQNAGCGLSIGITTGAHTPEQLRQANPDYIIGDLIELLGILENANKALV; translated from the coding sequence ATGATTAAAATGGTCGTTTTCGACATGGCGGGAACCACGGTCGACGAAAATAATGTGGTATATAAGACGCTGATGCTTGCTATCAATGAAAAGGGCATCAATGTGGCGCTGGATGAAGTGCTGGCCGAAGGTGCCGGAAAGGAAAAGCTACAAGCCATCAGAAGTGTGCTGGCCATAAAGCAGATCGAAGATGAAACATTGGCAAAAGAGATCTTTGAACGCTTTCTCACAATGCTCGATGATGCGTACGCCGAGCAGGATATTTTTGAGCAGCCCAATGCGACAAATGTTTTCAATGCATTGAGAGAGAGTGGTATAGCAGTAGTACTCAATACGGGTTACAACCGCCAGACTGCGGAAGCATTAATAACAAAAATAGGCTGGCAACTAGATGTCAATTTTGACTGTCTGATCACAGCTTCCGACGTAGAACTGAACCGTCCCAACCCGGATATGATCCTGCTGGCAATGAGCCAACTGGGGATAACCGATGGGAGCGAAGTAGCCAAAGTAGGGGACTCGGCGATCGATATTGAAGAAGGACAAAACGCAGGCTGTGGTTTGAGCATTGGGATCACTACGGGGGCACACACGCCTGAGCAGCTGCGCCAGGCCAACCCCGATTACATTATTGGCGACCTCATTGAATTACTGGGGATTTTGGAAAATGCGAATAAGGCATTGGTTTGA